A DNA window from Hydrogenophaga taeniospiralis contains the following coding sequences:
- the glyS gene encoding glycine--tRNA ligase subunit beta, with product MSQQKNLLVELFVEELPPKALKKLGDAFAGVLFEQLKAQGLTAADSALTPFASPRRLAAHVTAVAERAADKAVSQKLMPVSVGLDANGQPTPALLKRLGALGADASAVAGLKRAPDGKAEALFFDSVQPGVDLAVGLQKALDEAIAKLPIPKVMSYQLETDCELPGWSSVHFVRPAHGLVALHGGSVVPVKVLGLTAGNATQGHRFEAAKSPVLLADADSYAQTLLTDGSVIASFNDRRFAIVQQLAQAAERLGPGYEVLMDEALLDEVTALVERPNVLTCGFEEQFLEVPQECLILTMKANQKYFPLVDTHGKLTNRFLVVSNISPDDASAVIGGNERVVRPRLADAKFFFDQDRKKTLKDRVEGLGKVVYHNKLGTQGERVERVRAIARAIGEQLGGATLAASADTAAQLAKTDLLTDMVGEFPELQGIMGGYYARHDGLSEDIAFAIEDHYKPRFAGDELPRTQTGVVVALADKLETLVGMFGIGNLPTGDKDPFALRRHALGVIRMLVEKDLLLELNSLVEQARVISNKLFSGRGVVISQSSSPAGSSPRMHSSVSQMFELPADTSKALSDFIYDRLAGSLREQGYSAQEVDAVLALRPQRLAEVAQRLQAVRAFAALPAAAALAAANKRIGNILKKSEGEGAAVQASRLVEPAEKDLFAAMQATVPAADAEFANGDYTASLMTLAALRAPVDAFFDGVMVNADDPALKANRLGLLKSLHEAMNRVADLSRLAT from the coding sequence GCCTCGCCGCGCCGCCTGGCCGCGCACGTGACCGCCGTGGCCGAGCGCGCCGCCGACAAAGCCGTGTCGCAAAAGCTCATGCCGGTGAGCGTGGGCCTGGACGCGAACGGCCAGCCCACGCCGGCGCTGCTCAAGCGCCTGGGTGCGCTGGGCGCCGACGCCTCGGCCGTGGCCGGCTTGAAGCGCGCGCCCGACGGCAAGGCCGAGGCGCTGTTTTTTGACAGCGTGCAACCCGGCGTGGATCTGGCCGTGGGCCTGCAGAAGGCGCTGGACGAGGCCATTGCCAAGCTGCCCATCCCCAAGGTCATGAGCTACCAGCTCGAAACCGATTGCGAACTCCCCGGCTGGAGCAGCGTGCACTTCGTGCGCCCGGCGCACGGCCTGGTGGCGCTGCACGGCGGCAGCGTGGTACCGGTGAAGGTGCTGGGCCTGACGGCCGGCAACGCCACCCAGGGCCACCGCTTCGAAGCGGCCAAGTCGCCCGTGCTGCTGGCCGATGCCGACAGCTACGCCCAGACCCTGCTGACCGACGGCTCGGTGATCGCCAGCTTCAACGACCGACGCTTCGCCATCGTGCAGCAGCTCGCGCAGGCGGCCGAACGCCTGGGCCCGGGCTACGAGGTGCTGATGGACGAGGCCCTGCTGGACGAAGTGACCGCCCTGGTCGAGCGGCCGAATGTGCTCACCTGCGGCTTCGAGGAGCAGTTCCTGGAAGTGCCGCAGGAATGCCTGATCCTCACGATGAAGGCCAACCAGAAGTACTTCCCGCTGGTCGACACCCACGGCAAGCTGACCAACCGGTTCCTCGTGGTGAGCAACATCAGCCCGGACGATGCGAGCGCGGTGATCGGCGGCAACGAGCGCGTGGTGCGCCCACGCCTGGCCGACGCCAAGTTCTTCTTCGACCAGGACCGCAAGAAGACACTGAAGGATCGCGTTGAAGGCCTGGGCAAAGTGGTCTACCACAACAAGCTGGGCACGCAGGGCGAGCGCGTGGAGCGCGTGCGCGCGATCGCCCGCGCCATCGGTGAGCAGCTGGGCGGCGCCACGCTGGCCGCCAGCGCCGACACCGCCGCGCAATTGGCCAAGACCGACCTGCTGACCGACATGGTGGGCGAGTTCCCCGAGCTGCAGGGCATCATGGGCGGCTACTACGCGCGCCACGACGGCCTCTCCGAAGACATCGCTTTCGCGATCGAAGACCACTACAAGCCGCGCTTTGCCGGCGACGAGCTGCCACGCACCCAGACCGGTGTGGTGGTGGCGCTGGCCGACAAGCTGGAGACGCTGGTCGGCATGTTCGGCATCGGCAACCTGCCGACCGGCGACAAGGACCCGTTTGCGTTGCGGCGGCATGCGCTGGGGGTGATCCGCATGCTGGTCGAGAAGGACTTGCTGTTGGAGTTGAACTCGCTAGTTGAACAGGCGAGAGTGATCAGCAACAAGCTGTTTAGTGGTAGAGGGGTAGTCATCAGCCAGAGCAGCTCGCCTGCGGGCTCGTCTCCGAGGATGCATTCCTCAGTGAGTCAGATGTTCGAGCTCCCTGCAGACACTTCAAAGGCTCTCTCCGACTTCATCTACGACCGCCTCGCCGGTAGCCTGCGCGAGCAAGGCTACAGCGCCCAGGAAGTCGACGCCGTGTTGGCCCTGCGCCCGCAGCGCTTGGCCGAAGTGGCCCAGCGTCTGCAGGCCGTGCGCGCCTTCGCCGCGCTGCCCGCTGCCGCCGCGCTGGCCGCGGCCAACAAGCGCATCGGCAACATCCTCAAGAAATCCGAAGGCGAGGGCGCGGCGGTGCAGGCGTCCCGCTTGGTGGAGCCCGCCGAAAAGGACTTGTTCGCCGCCATGCAGGCCACCGTGCCGGCGGCCGACGCCGAGTTCGCCAACGGCGACTACACCGCCTCGCTGATGACACTGGCCGCGTTGCGCGCGCCGGTGGACGCCTTCTTCGATGGCGTGATGGTCAACGCCGACGACCCGGCGCTCAAGGCCAACCGCCTGGGCCTGCTCAAAAGCCTGCACGAGGCCATGAACCGCGTGGCCGATCTGTCACGCCTGGCAACATGA
- the gmhB gene encoding D-glycero-beta-D-manno-heptose 1,7-bisphosphate 7-phosphatase: MKLLILDRDGTLNRSRDDHVASPEEWEALPGALEAVARLNHGGWRVVLATNQSGIGRGLFDMASLNAIHAKMHRQLAAVGARVEAVFFCPHAPEDACHCRKPEPGLFDQIGDRFGVPLHEVPAAGNAVRHVQAAAAAGCPTHLLLTGKSEHLRGRTGLGADADLAVLVPDLPPGTHLHDDLPAFADWLLAQDAVAPD; the protein is encoded by the coding sequence ATGAAACTGCTCATCCTCGACCGCGATGGCACCCTCAACCGCAGCCGCGACGACCACGTCGCGTCGCCCGAGGAGTGGGAGGCGCTGCCCGGCGCGCTCGAAGCCGTGGCGCGGCTCAACCACGGGGGCTGGCGGGTGGTGCTGGCCACCAACCAGTCGGGCATCGGCCGCGGCCTGTTCGACATGGCGTCGCTCAACGCCATCCACGCCAAGATGCACCGCCAGCTGGCGGCGGTGGGCGCGCGCGTGGAAGCGGTGTTCTTCTGCCCGCACGCCCCGGAAGACGCCTGCCACTGCCGCAAACCCGAGCCGGGCCTGTTCGATCAGATTGGGGACCGCTTTGGCGTGCCCTTGCACGAGGTGCCGGCGGCGGGCAACGCGGTGCGCCATGTGCAGGCGGCCGCGGCGGCCGGCTGCCCGACCCACCTGCTGCTGACCGGCAAGTCCGAGCACCTGCGCGGACGCACCGGCCTGGGGGCCGACGCCGACCTGGCCGTGCTGGTCCCCGATCTGCCGCCCGGCACCCACCTGCACGACGACCTGCCGGCCTTCGCCGACTGGCTGCTGGCGCAGGATGCCGTGGCACCCGACTGA